In Chromobacterium rhizoryzae, one genomic interval encodes:
- the gatA gene encoding Asp-tRNA(Asn)/Glu-tRNA(Gln) amidotransferase subunit GatA: protein MTQSTLKQLSRQLAAKEVSSLELATQYLDRIEALNPALNALVTVDRAKTLAEAAAADARIAAGNTHALTGVPIIHKDLFCQQGWKTSCGSKMLDNFVSPYSAHVVEQCQAAGMVTLGRANMDEFAMGSSNENSFYGAVKNPWDQNAVPGGSSGGSAAAVAARLTPVATATDTGGSIRQPASHCGVTGIKPTYGVVSRYGMVAFASSLDQGGPIAQTAEDCALMLNVMAGFDQRDSTCLERAREDYARDLNQPLAGLKVGLPREYFAAGLSADVARAVDEAVTVLKQQGAQVVDISLPNTELSIPAYYVIAPAEASTNLSRYDGVRYGHRAAEYKDLVDMYEKTRAEGFGSEVKRRILVGSYVLSHGYYDAYYLKAQKIRRLIANDFKAAFEQCDVILGPVAPTAAFDIGAMNDDPVQMYLSDIYTLSVNLAGLPGMSVPAGFSANGRPIGLQIIGNYFGEAKMLNVAHQFQLATDWHSRAPVL, encoded by the coding sequence ATGACACAGTCTACTTTAAAGCAACTGTCGCGGCAGCTGGCGGCCAAGGAAGTCTCCAGCCTTGAGCTGGCCACCCAATATCTGGACCGCATCGAGGCGCTGAACCCGGCGCTCAACGCGCTGGTCACCGTCGACCGCGCCAAGACCCTGGCCGAAGCAGCGGCCGCCGACGCGCGCATCGCCGCCGGCAACACCCATGCGCTGACCGGCGTGCCCATCATCCACAAGGATCTGTTCTGCCAGCAGGGCTGGAAAACCAGCTGCGGCTCCAAAATGCTGGACAACTTCGTGTCGCCGTACAGCGCCCACGTGGTGGAGCAGTGCCAGGCCGCCGGCATGGTGACGCTGGGCCGCGCCAATATGGACGAGTTCGCGATGGGTTCGTCCAATGAGAACTCCTTCTACGGTGCCGTGAAAAATCCCTGGGATCAGAACGCGGTGCCGGGCGGCAGCTCCGGCGGCTCCGCCGCCGCCGTGGCCGCGCGGCTGACGCCGGTGGCCACCGCCACCGACACCGGCGGCTCCATTCGCCAGCCGGCCTCCCATTGCGGCGTCACCGGCATCAAGCCGACCTACGGCGTGGTGTCGCGCTACGGCATGGTGGCCTTTGCCTCCTCGCTGGATCAGGGGGGCCCGATCGCGCAGACCGCCGAGGACTGCGCGCTGATGCTGAACGTGATGGCCGGCTTCGATCAGCGCGACTCCACCTGCTTGGAGCGCGCCCGCGAAGATTACGCCCGCGACCTGAATCAGCCGCTGGCCGGCCTCAAGGTGGGCCTGCCGCGCGAATACTTCGCCGCCGGCTTGAGCGCCGACGTGGCGCGCGCGGTGGACGAGGCGGTGACGGTGCTGAAACAGCAGGGCGCGCAGGTGGTGGACATCAGCCTGCCCAATACCGAGCTGTCCATCCCGGCCTATTACGTGATCGCGCCGGCCGAGGCCTCCACCAATCTGTCGCGTTACGACGGCGTGCGCTACGGCCATCGCGCCGCCGAGTACAAGGACCTGGTGGACATGTACGAGAAGACCCGCGCCGAAGGCTTCGGCAGCGAGGTCAAGCGCCGCATCCTGGTGGGCAGCTATGTGCTGTCGCACGGCTATTACGACGCCTATTACCTGAAGGCCCAGAAAATCCGCCGTCTGATCGCCAACGATTTCAAAGCCGCTTTCGAGCAGTGCGACGTGATCCTGGGGCCGGTGGCGCCGACCGCGGCCTTCGACATCGGCGCGATGAACGACGATCCGGTGCAGATGTATCTGTCCGACATCTACACGTTGTCGGTGAACCTGGCCGGCTTGCCGGGCATGAGCGTGCCGGCCGGCTTTAGCGCGAATGGCCGCCCGATCGGCTTGCAGATCATCGGCAACTACTTCGGCGAAGCCAAGATGCTGAACGTCGCGCATCAGTTCCAACTTGCGACTGATTGGCACAGCCGCGCGCCGGTTTTGTAA
- the gatB gene encoding Asp-tRNA(Asn)/Glu-tRNA(Gln) amidotransferase subunit GatB: MKWEVVIGIEVHVQLNTVSKIFSGASTAFGAEPNTQASAVELAFPGVLPVLNKAAVDKAIRLGLALDAKINQKNVFARKNYFYPDLPKGYQISQMDLPIVEGGQLKILVGEQDKVIGVTRAHMEEDAGKSLHEDFHGLSGIDLNRAGTPLLEVVSEPDMRSVDEALAYVKALYALVTWLGICDGNMQEGSFRMDVNVSVRPEGQQAFGTRREIKNLNSFRFLEQAAKYEIQWQIDTLEDGGKVQQATVLFDPDTGETRMMRSKEDAHDYRYFPDPDLLPVRISDEQIARIRGEMPELPAAMQVRLAEAYGVSAYDAALLTSSLAQAQYFEAAAKASGQGKLAANWINGEIAARLNRDGKEIADCPISAERLVGLIARIADGTLSSKLAKQVFDALWDSELSADAIIERDGLKQVSDVGAIEKMVEEAIAANPKAVEEFRAGKEKALNALAGQVMKASKGKANPAQVQDILRQKLA, translated from the coding sequence ATGAAATGGGAAGTCGTCATCGGTATCGAGGTGCATGTGCAGCTCAATACCGTCTCCAAGATTTTCTCCGGCGCCAGCACCGCCTTCGGCGCCGAGCCGAACACCCAGGCCTCCGCGGTGGAGCTGGCCTTTCCCGGCGTGTTGCCGGTATTGAACAAGGCGGCGGTGGACAAAGCCATCCGCCTGGGCCTGGCGCTGGACGCCAAGATCAACCAGAAGAACGTGTTCGCGCGCAAGAACTACTTCTATCCCGATCTCCCCAAGGGCTACCAGATCAGTCAGATGGATCTGCCCATCGTCGAAGGCGGTCAGCTGAAGATCCTGGTGGGCGAGCAGGATAAGGTCATCGGCGTGACCCGCGCCCATATGGAAGAAGACGCCGGCAAGAGCCTGCATGAAGACTTCCACGGCCTGTCCGGCATCGACCTCAACCGCGCCGGCACGCCGCTGCTGGAAGTGGTGTCCGAACCGGACATGCGCTCGGTGGACGAGGCGCTGGCCTATGTGAAGGCGCTGTACGCGCTGGTGACCTGGCTGGGCATCTGCGACGGCAATATGCAGGAAGGCAGCTTCCGCATGGACGTCAACGTGTCGGTGCGCCCTGAGGGCCAGCAAGCCTTCGGCACCCGCCGCGAGATCAAGAACCTCAACTCCTTCCGCTTCCTGGAGCAGGCCGCCAAATACGAAATCCAGTGGCAGATCGACACCCTGGAAGACGGCGGCAAGGTGCAGCAGGCCACCGTGCTGTTCGATCCGGATACCGGCGAGACCCGGATGATGCGCAGCAAGGAAGACGCGCACGATTACCGCTACTTCCCGGACCCGGACCTGTTGCCGGTGCGCATCTCCGACGAGCAGATCGCCCGCATCCGCGGCGAGATGCCGGAGCTGCCGGCGGCGATGCAAGTCCGTCTGGCCGAGGCCTACGGCGTGTCCGCCTACGACGCGGCGTTGCTGACGTCCAGCCTGGCCCAGGCCCAGTACTTCGAAGCCGCGGCCAAGGCCTCCGGCCAGGGCAAGCTGGCCGCCAACTGGATCAACGGCGAGATCGCCGCGCGGCTGAATCGCGACGGCAAGGAGATCGCCGATTGCCCGATCTCGGCCGAGCGCCTGGTTGGCCTGATCGCGCGCATCGCCGACGGCACGCTGTCCAGCAAGCTGGCCAAGCAGGTGTTCGACGCCTTGTGGGACAGCGAACTGTCCGCCGACGCCATCATCGAGCGCGACGGCCTGAAGCAAGTGTCCGACGTCGGCGCCATCGAGAAAATGGTGGAGGAAGCGATCGCAGCCAATCCCAAGGCGGTGGAAGAATTCCGCGCCGGCAAGGAAAAGGCGCTCAACGCCTTGGCCGGCCAGGTGATGAAAGCCTCCAAAGGCAAGGCGAATCCGGCTCAGGTGCAGGATATTCTGCGTCAAAAGCTGGCCTAA
- the mraZ gene encoding division/cell wall cluster transcriptional repressor MraZ, with translation MIGGVSILSLDSKGRLAIPAKHRETLLSAFGHKLIVTLESQDHLLIYPEPNWRPVEARLLALPTGNPTLKRYQRLVLGHAETLEMDSAGRILLPARLRDLTGLDKDVALVGMGNRFELWNAEEWDNQTADALAIDQTDLAQHLGDFTL, from the coding sequence ATGATTGGTGGCGTCAGCATCTTGTCTCTCGATAGCAAGGGGCGTTTGGCTATTCCGGCTAAACACCGCGAGACACTGCTGTCCGCTTTCGGGCACAAACTGATCGTCACCCTCGAGTCCCAAGACCACTTGCTGATCTACCCCGAACCCAACTGGCGTCCGGTCGAAGCCCGCCTGCTAGCCCTTCCCACCGGCAATCCCACTCTGAAACGTTATCAGCGCCTCGTGCTCGGCCACGCGGAAACGCTGGAAATGGACAGCGCCGGACGCATTCTGCTGCCCGCGCGCCTGCGCGATCTCACCGGACTCGACAAAGACGTCGCGCTGGTGGGCATGGGCAACCGCTTCGAGCTGTGGAATGCCGAGGAATGGGACAACCAGACCGCTGACGCCCTGGCCATCGATCAAACCGATCTGGCCCAACACCTTGGAGACTTTACGCTGTGA
- the rsmH gene encoding 16S rRNA (cytosine(1402)-N(4))-methyltransferase RsmH — protein sequence MSTTPFVHLTVLLTEAVDALAIRPDGVYVDCTFGRGGHSRLILSRLGPQGRLIAFDKDPEAIAVATRLAEEDPRFQIVHNGFETLGQELDRLGVPQVDGVLMDLGVSSPQIDDGRRGFSFRFDAPLDMRMDTTRGITAAEWLATADEADIREVIKTYGEERFARKIAAAIVAQRADAPLQTTRELALLVGQNVRTREPGQDPATRTFQAIRIFVNRELDELKAVLPQAARRLAENGRLAVISFHSLEDRIVKQYLRDASSEEKLPAWAMVRASDMAQPPLSTVGKPVRAGDEEVRANARSRSAIMRVAERTAAPWREIDA from the coding sequence GTGAGCACCACCCCTTTCGTGCACCTGACGGTGCTCTTGACCGAAGCGGTCGACGCGCTCGCCATCCGGCCGGATGGCGTCTACGTCGATTGCACTTTCGGTCGAGGTGGCCACAGCCGCTTGATCCTGTCGCGACTGGGGCCGCAAGGCCGCCTGATCGCCTTCGACAAGGATCCCGAAGCCATCGCCGTGGCCACGCGGCTGGCGGAGGAAGACCCGCGCTTTCAGATCGTGCACAACGGTTTTGAAACGCTGGGGCAGGAATTGGACCGCCTGGGCGTGCCCCAGGTGGATGGCGTGTTGATGGATCTGGGCGTGTCCTCGCCGCAGATCGACGACGGACGGCGCGGTTTCAGCTTCCGTTTCGACGCGCCCTTGGACATGCGTATGGATACCACCCGCGGCATCACCGCGGCCGAATGGTTGGCGACGGCAGACGAGGCCGATATCAGAGAGGTCATCAAGACTTATGGTGAAGAGCGGTTTGCTCGCAAGATCGCAGCAGCCATTGTTGCGCAAAGGGCTGACGCCCCCCTCCAGACCACGCGTGAGCTCGCCTTGCTCGTTGGGCAAAACGTCCGTACTCGGGAACCGGGTCAGGACCCCGCAACGCGTACCTTCCAAGCGATCCGGATCTTTGTGAACCGCGAGCTGGACGAACTCAAGGCGGTGTTGCCGCAGGCGGCGCGCCGCCTGGCGGAAAACGGCCGCCTGGCGGTGATCAGCTTTCATTCGCTGGAAGACCGCATCGTCAAGCAATACCTGCGCGACGCCAGCAGCGAGGAGAAGCTGCCGGCGTGGGCGATGGTGCGCGCGTCCGATATGGCCCAGCCGCCGCTGTCCACCGTGGGCAAGCCGGTGCGCGCCGGCGATGAGGAGGTGCGCGCCAACGCGCGCTCCCGCAGCGCCATCATGCGCGTGGCCGAGCGCACCGCCGCGCCGTGGCGGGAGATCGACGCATGA
- the ftsL gene encoding cell division protein FtsL: MNKLNAILLVIVVLSAWSVVTSTHVSRKLYSDLQKERKSAQQLEIEFGQLQLEQSTWGAHAVIEKAASSRLDMHIPDPRQTQVISPGKGM; encoded by the coding sequence ATGAACAAGCTCAACGCGATACTGCTGGTCATCGTGGTGCTGTCCGCCTGGTCGGTGGTCACCTCGACCCACGTGTCGCGCAAGCTCTACAGCGATTTGCAGAAGGAACGCAAATCCGCCCAGCAGCTGGAGATCGAGTTTGGCCAGCTGCAGCTGGAGCAGAGCACCTGGGGCGCGCACGCGGTGATTGAGAAAGCCGCGTCCAGCCGCCTCGACATGCATATCCCGGACCCGCGCCAGACCCAGGTGATCTCGCCTGGGAAGGGGATGTGA
- a CDS encoding peptidoglycan D,D-transpeptidase FtsI family protein: MRTYSPRHQQRIPDASPALRMKPGRVRFVLLMLALLFLALIGRAVYLQVVQQDFLQNQGEARFRRALTLEANRGVITDRNGEPLAISSPVQTIWASPADMEPVPPAKLRELAAMLDLSPEELSAKLSDRKKEFVYVKRQISPELADKVMALGVPGIAKQQEFRRFYPAGEIVSHIIGFTGVDGKGQEGVELAREKMLAGKDGRRVVLKDRRGHIIEDVAAIEPPRDGQKLALAVDHRIQYLAYRELKAAVELNKAKAGSVVVVDAHTGELLALANYPSFNPNNRSGVTPEMMRNRGVIDLFEPGSTMKPLSISLALENGKAGLNTVLDTHTYMIGPATIRDVAPRPSLDILGIIQKSSNVGTSKLALMSSPEQSWKHYDALGFGRAPETGFPGEAGGRLRDWHNWRPIEQATMSFGYGISVSLIQMARAYTVFANDGVMLPISLYKTATPMPGKRVLSEKTAHEMRDLLIANSQPGGGAVGGRIIGYSVGGKSGTARKLEGRAYVANKHRALFMGFAPGKAPRVIVSVMIDEPSAGKYYGGAVAAPVFSQIAGGALRVLNVQPDEPSNNTLLPESTPVPVDF; the protein is encoded by the coding sequence ATGCGCACTTACTCCCCCCGCCACCAGCAACGCATCCCGGACGCCAGCCCCGCGCTGCGCATGAAGCCGGGCCGCGTGCGCTTTGTGCTGCTGATGCTGGCGCTGCTGTTCCTGGCCTTGATCGGCCGCGCGGTCTATCTGCAAGTGGTGCAGCAGGACTTCCTGCAAAACCAGGGCGAGGCGCGTTTCCGCCGCGCGCTGACGCTGGAGGCCAACCGCGGCGTGATCACGGACCGCAACGGCGAACCGCTGGCGATCAGCTCGCCGGTGCAGACCATCTGGGCCAGCCCGGCGGATATGGAGCCGGTGCCGCCGGCCAAGCTGCGCGAACTGGCGGCGATGCTGGATCTGTCGCCGGAGGAGCTGTCGGCCAAACTGTCCGACCGCAAGAAGGAATTCGTCTACGTCAAACGCCAGATCAGCCCGGAGCTGGCCGACAAGGTGATGGCGCTGGGCGTGCCCGGCATCGCCAAACAGCAGGAATTCCGCCGCTTCTACCCGGCCGGGGAAATCGTGTCCCACATCATCGGTTTCACCGGCGTGGACGGCAAGGGCCAGGAAGGCGTGGAGCTGGCGCGCGAGAAAATGCTGGCCGGCAAGGACGGCCGCCGCGTGGTGCTGAAGGACCGCCGCGGCCACATCATCGAAGACGTCGCCGCCATCGAGCCGCCGCGCGACGGCCAGAAGCTGGCGCTGGCGGTGGATCACCGCATCCAATACCTGGCTTACCGCGAGCTCAAGGCCGCGGTGGAGCTGAACAAGGCCAAGGCCGGCAGCGTGGTGGTGGTGGATGCCCACACCGGCGAGTTGCTGGCGCTGGCCAATTACCCCTCGTTCAACCCCAACAACCGCAGCGGCGTGACGCCGGAAATGATGCGCAACCGCGGGGTGATCGATCTGTTCGAGCCGGGCTCGACGATGAAGCCGCTGTCCATCTCGCTGGCGTTGGAAAACGGCAAGGCCGGACTCAACACGGTGCTGGACACCCATACCTACATGATAGGCCCGGCCACCATCCGCGACGTGGCGCCGCGCCCCAGCTTGGACATTCTCGGCATCATCCAGAAATCGTCCAACGTCGGCACCAGCAAGCTGGCACTGATGAGCTCGCCGGAACAATCGTGGAAGCATTACGACGCGCTGGGTTTTGGCCGCGCGCCGGAAACTGGCTTCCCCGGCGAAGCTGGCGGCCGGCTGCGCGACTGGCACAACTGGCGGCCCATCGAGCAGGCGACGATGTCCTTCGGCTACGGCATCTCGGTCAGCCTGATCCAGATGGCGCGCGCCTACACCGTGTTCGCCAACGACGGCGTGATGCTGCCGATCTCGCTGTACAAGACCGCCACCCCGATGCCGGGCAAGCGGGTGCTGAGCGAAAAGACCGCGCACGAGATGCGCGATCTGCTGATCGCCAACAGCCAGCCGGGCGGCGGCGCCGTCGGCGGCCGCATCATCGGCTACAGCGTGGGCGGCAAGAGCGGCACCGCGCGCAAGCTGGAAGGCCGCGCCTATGTGGCCAACAAGCACCGCGCGCTGTTCATGGGCTTCGCGCCGGGCAAAGCGCCGCGCGTGATCGTGTCGGTGATGATAGACGAGCCCTCCGCGGGCAAATATTACGGCGGCGCGGTGGCTGCGCCGGTGTTCTCGCAGATCGCCGGCGGCGCGCTGCGGGTGCTGAACGTGCAGCCGGACGAGCCCTCCAACAACACTTTATTGCCGGAATCCACCCCGGTGCCGGTGGATTTTTGA
- a CDS encoding UDP-N-acetylmuramoyl-L-alanyl-D-glutamate--2,6-diaminopimelate ligase, producing the protein MKSRLTPMPDWNPADIKQLGLPVKRVETDSRRVLPGDVFLACPGLHSDGRDYIQAALAKGAAAVLWDDAGGFAWNPLWQAPNLPVPHLRDRIGMLAAEVYGYPSRALRVIGITGTNGKTSISHWLAQAFSLLGQKAALIGTVGNGFYGELTETTHTTPDPVTIQQKLAEYRRQGAHVVTMEVSSHSLDQSRVNGVDFATAVLTNLTRDHLDYHGSMEAYGESKKKLFFWEGLKHAVINADDEFGRQLAAEIDPAETQVVTYGLEQGDVRPLALAATLDGLQLTVTTPWGVADVRTGLVGRFNAANLLACLATLCVNGVSLRDAAAVMARIQPARGRMQSVGGAHEPLVVIDYAHTPDALEKALSTLAEIRPEGGRLFCVFGCGGDRDPGKRPMMGAIAENIADVAVLTSDNPRTEDPQAILRDVLAGMDAARTHVEADREAAIHWAVSQARAGDVVLVAGKGHEEYQDIAGVKRPFSDFRVAEEALTAWGERA; encoded by the coding sequence ATGAAAAGCCGTTTGACCCCCATGCCGGACTGGAATCCGGCCGACATCAAACAATTGGGACTGCCCGTCAAACGGGTAGAGACCGACAGCCGCCGCGTGCTGCCCGGCGACGTGTTCCTGGCGTGCCCCGGCCTGCATTCCGACGGCCGCGACTACATCCAGGCCGCGCTGGCGAAAGGCGCGGCCGCGGTGTTGTGGGACGACGCCGGCGGCTTCGCCTGGAACCCGCTGTGGCAGGCGCCCAATCTGCCGGTGCCGCATCTGCGCGACCGCATCGGCATGCTGGCGGCCGAGGTTTACGGCTATCCCAGCCGCGCGCTGCGCGTGATCGGCATCACCGGGACCAACGGCAAGACCTCGATTTCCCACTGGCTGGCGCAGGCTTTCTCGCTGCTGGGCCAGAAGGCGGCGCTGATCGGCACCGTCGGCAACGGCTTTTACGGCGAGCTGACCGAAACCACCCACACCACGCCGGACCCGGTGACCATCCAGCAAAAGCTGGCCGAATACCGCCGCCAGGGCGCGCACGTGGTGACCATGGAAGTGTCCAGCCATAGCCTGGATCAAAGCCGCGTCAACGGCGTGGACTTCGCCACCGCGGTGCTGACCAACCTGACTCGCGATCACCTGGACTACCACGGTTCGATGGAAGCCTACGGCGAATCCAAGAAGAAGCTGTTCTTCTGGGAAGGCCTGAAGCACGCGGTGATCAACGCCGACGATGAATTCGGCCGTCAGCTGGCCGCCGAAATCGATCCGGCTGAGACTCAGGTGGTGACTTACGGCCTGGAGCAGGGCGATGTGCGTCCGCTGGCGCTGGCCGCCACGCTGGACGGCCTGCAATTGACGGTGACCACGCCCTGGGGCGTCGCCGATGTGCGCACCGGCCTGGTGGGCCGCTTCAACGCCGCCAATCTGCTGGCCTGTCTGGCCACGCTGTGCGTCAACGGCGTCAGCCTGCGCGACGCGGCCGCGGTGATGGCGCGCATCCAGCCGGCGCGCGGCCGCATGCAGAGCGTGGGCGGCGCGCACGAGCCGCTGGTGGTGATCGACTACGCCCACACGCCGGACGCGCTGGAAAAAGCCTTGTCCACGCTGGCCGAGATCCGCCCGGAAGGCGGCCGCCTGTTCTGTGTGTTCGGCTGCGGCGGCGACCGCGATCCGGGCAAGCGCCCGATGATGGGCGCCATCGCCGAGAACATCGCCGACGTGGCGGTGCTGACCAGCGACAATCCGCGCACCGAAGACCCGCAAGCCATTCTGCGCGACGTGCTCGCCGGCATGGACGCCGCGCGCACCCACGTCGAAGCGGACCGCGAAGCCGCCATCCACTGGGCGGTGAGCCAGGCGCGCGCCGGCGACGTGGTGCTGGTGGCCGGCAAGGGGCATGAGGAATACCAGGACATCGCCGGCGTCAAGCGGCCGTTCTCCGACTTCCGCGTGGCGGAAGAAGCGCTGACCGCCTGGGGAGAGCGCGCATGA
- a CDS encoding UDP-N-acetylmuramoyl-tripeptide--D-alanyl-D-alanine ligase, with amino-acid sequence MMTLLQAAELARGALSGPDGDILRVVTDSREAGPGDLFVALKGERFDAHDFVAEVTAKGAAALVRADFELPGASLIRVDDTLLALGRLASGWAQRQPALRIGVTGSNGKTTVKEMLAAILRQYAGADAVLATAGNFNNDIGLPLTLLRLTPAHRYAVLEMGMNHHGELRYLTGLARPRIALVNNAMRAHFGYFGSTEEVARAKAEIFEGLDADGAAVLNADDANLALFRRAADGRRQIAFGLGAEADVRAVDSELSALSSRFTLRCADGERRIELPAPGEHNVRNALAAASLALAAGVPLDDIAAGLAAFGGAKGRLQLKQSPRGLSVIDDSYNANPDSMKAGIDVLVRLPAPRCFVMGDIGELGEAADALHAEVGEYARTRDVDLLLTLGEVSRHAAAACGARGKHFDSIDELYEFLDRQLPSGASVLVKGSRFMRMERVVEHLMQQFREEQ; translated from the coding sequence ATGATGACGCTGCTGCAGGCCGCCGAACTGGCCCGGGGCGCTTTGAGCGGCCCGGACGGCGACATCCTGCGCGTGGTGACCGACAGCCGCGAGGCCGGACCCGGCGATCTATTCGTCGCGCTGAAGGGCGAACGCTTCGACGCCCACGATTTCGTCGCCGAGGTGACGGCCAAGGGCGCGGCCGCGCTGGTGCGCGCGGATTTCGAGCTGCCCGGCGCCAGCCTGATCCGCGTGGACGACACCCTCCTGGCCCTGGGCCGGCTGGCCTCCGGCTGGGCGCAACGCCAGCCGGCGCTGCGCATCGGCGTCACCGGCTCCAACGGCAAGACCACGGTCAAGGAAATGCTGGCCGCCATTCTGCGCCAATATGCAGGCGCGGACGCGGTGCTGGCCACCGCCGGCAACTTCAACAACGATATCGGTCTGCCGCTGACCCTGCTGCGGCTGACGCCGGCGCATCGCTACGCGGTGCTGGAGATGGGCATGAACCATCACGGCGAGCTCCGCTATCTGACCGGTCTGGCCCGGCCGCGCATCGCGCTGGTCAATAACGCGATGCGCGCCCACTTCGGTTATTTCGGCTCTACCGAGGAAGTGGCGCGCGCCAAGGCGGAAATCTTCGAAGGCCTGGACGCCGACGGCGCGGCGGTGCTGAACGCCGACGACGCCAATCTGGCCTTGTTCCGCCGCGCGGCGGACGGTCGCCGCCAGATCGCCTTCGGCCTGGGCGCCGAAGCCGACGTCCGCGCCGTCGACAGCGAACTGAGCGCCTTGAGCAGCCGCTTCACGCTGCGTTGCGCCGACGGCGAACGGCGGATCGAATTGCCGGCGCCGGGCGAACACAATGTGCGCAACGCGCTGGCCGCGGCCAGCCTGGCCTTGGCCGCCGGCGTGCCGCTGGACGACATCGCCGCCGGCCTGGCCGCCTTCGGCGGCGCCAAGGGCCGTTTGCAGCTCAAGCAAAGCCCGCGCGGTCTGAGCGTGATCGACGACAGCTACAACGCCAACCCGGATTCGATGAAGGCCGGGATCGACGTGCTGGTCCGCCTGCCGGCGCCGCGCTGCTTCGTGATGGGCGACATCGGCGAACTGGGCGAAGCCGCCGACGCGCTGCACGCGGAAGTGGGCGAGTACGCGCGGACGCGCGACGTGGACCTGCTGCTGACCTTGGGCGAGGTTTCGCGCCACGCCGCCGCCGCCTGCGGCGCGCGCGGCAAACATTTTGATTCGATTGACGAGTTGTACGAGTTTCTCGACCGGCAGTTGCCGTCGGGTGCCTCCGTTCTGGTCAAGGGGTCGCGCTTCATGCGCATGGAACGGGTGGTGGAACACCTGATGCAACAATTTAGAGAGGAACAATAA
- the mraY gene encoding phospho-N-acetylmuramoyl-pentapeptide-transferase: protein MLLWLAELLGSHIRAFNVFNYITLRAVMAALTALAISLLLGPWVIRKLTELKVGQAVRNDGPQTHLVKAGTPTMGGSLILLAIGLTTLLWADLSNKYVWLLLAVMFGTGALGFYDDWRKVVYKDPKGVSAKFKMAWQSAIAIGAGVFLIATAKLPASTELIVPFVKTISYPLGAIGFCILTYFVIVGTSNAVNLTDGLDGLAALPTVMVAAGLSIFAYVAGHAVFSKYLGLPFIPGAHEVVVFCAAMCGACLGFLWFNAYPAQVFMGDVGALALGAALGTVAVIVRQEIVLLIMGGLFVVEALSVMIQVASFKLTGKRVFRMAPLHHHYELKGWKETQVVVRFWIITMMLVLAGLSTIKLR from the coding sequence GTGCTGCTCTGGCTGGCTGAACTGCTGGGCTCCCACATCCGGGCCTTCAACGTCTTCAACTACATCACGCTGCGCGCGGTGATGGCGGCGCTGACCGCGCTGGCGATCTCCCTGCTGCTGGGGCCGTGGGTGATCCGCAAGCTGACCGAACTCAAAGTGGGCCAGGCGGTGCGCAACGACGGCCCGCAAACCCATCTGGTCAAGGCCGGCACGCCGACCATGGGCGGTTCGCTGATCCTGCTGGCCATCGGCCTGACCACGCTGCTGTGGGCGGACTTGTCCAATAAATACGTGTGGCTGCTGCTGGCTGTGATGTTCGGCACCGGCGCGCTGGGCTTTTACGACGACTGGCGCAAGGTGGTGTACAAGGACCCGAAAGGCGTGTCCGCCAAGTTCAAGATGGCCTGGCAGTCCGCCATCGCCATCGGCGCCGGCGTGTTCCTGATCGCCACCGCCAAGCTGCCGGCGTCCACCGAGCTGATCGTGCCCTTCGTCAAGACCATCTCCTATCCGCTGGGCGCGATCGGTTTTTGCATCCTGACCTATTTCGTCATCGTCGGCACCTCCAACGCGGTGAACCTGACCGACGGCCTGGACGGCCTGGCGGCCCTGCCCACCGTGATGGTGGCGGCCGGCCTGTCCATCTTCGCCTATGTCGCCGGCCACGCGGTGTTTTCCAAATATCTGGGCCTGCCCTTCATTCCCGGCGCGCACGAGGTGGTGGTGTTCTGCGCGGCGATGTGCGGCGCTTGCCTGGGATTTTTATGGTTCAACGCCTATCCGGCCCAGGTTTTCATGGGCGATGTCGGCGCGCTGGCGCTGGGCGCGGCGCTGGGCACCGTGGCGGTGATCGTGCGTCAGGAAATCGTGCTCTTGATCATGGGCGGCCTGTTCGTGGTGGAGGCACTGTCGGTGATGATTCAGGTGGCTTCGTTCAAGCTCACCGGCAAGCGGGTGTTCCGCATGGCGCCGCTGCATCACCACTATGAGTTGAAGGGCTGGAAGGAAACGCAAGTGGTGGTGCGTTTCTGGATCATCACCATGATGCTGGTGTTGGCCGGCCTGTCCACCATCAAGCTGCGTTGA